The DNA sequence CGCAGGTCCTTGGTGTTGTCCGGCAGGGCGCCGCCCCAGAAGCCGACGTCGATGTGGGCCTTGTCGGCGGCGACCCGCCGCTTGGTGCGCAGGTGGTCGACGGTGGTGGTGGGCGGGAGGGAGTTGAGCGGCATGTCGATGAGCGTGGTGATGCCGCCGGCGGCGGCGGCCCGCGTGGCGGTCCAGAAGCCCTCCCACTCGGTGCGGCCGGGGTCGTTGACGTGCACGTGGGTGTCGACCAGGCCGGGCAGCAGGACGTCGTCGCCGAGGTCCTCCAGGCGGGCGCCGGCGGGGACGGGGGCGTCGTGCGGCCGTACGGCGGTGATCGTGCCGTCGGCGACCGCGACGGACGCGGGGCGCGTCCCCTCGGGAGTGATGACGCGCGTCGAGCGCAGCACCAGTTCGGCGTCGGACACCCGGATCCTCCTGATCGTCCGTCCGGCAGAATTCAACGTTCTGTTGAAGGAGTCTTCACCTCCACCCCTACCCCGTCAAGGGCACGCCTTCCCCGTGGAGCGACCGGCGGGACTCCTCTGGACGATTCCACAACACGAAATTAGACTTTCGCAGTGCAGAACGTAGCTCTGCACAAGCGGGCAGTGGACCGGCTGCCGGGTAGTCTTCTGCCCTTCTGCCAGCCCCGAAAGGAACGCGCCGTGCCGACGTCCAGCGCCAGCACCACCGACTCCGCCAGGTCCGCCGCCAGTGGCGGTGTGCAGTCCCTCGAGCGCGCCTTCGATCTGCTCGAACGGATGGCGGACGCGGGCGGCGAGGTCGGCCTGAGCGAGCTGTCCGCGTCCAGCGGACTGCCCCTGCCGACCATCCACCGGCTGATGCGCACGCTCGTGGCGTGCGGCTACGTGCGCCAGCAGCCCAACCGCCGTTACGCACTCGGCCCGCGGCTGATCCGGCTCGGCGAGTCCGCCTCCCGGCTGCTGGGCACCTGGGCCCGGCCGTATCTGGCCCGTCTGGTGGAGGAGACCGGCGAGACGGCGAACATGGCGCTGCTCGACGGCGACGAGATCGTGTACGTGGCACAGGTGCCGTCCAAGCACTCCATGCGGATGTTCACCGAGGTCGGGCGGCGCGTCCTGCCGCACTCCACCGGCGTGGGCAAGGCCCTGCTGGCCGGCTTCCCGGCGGAGGAGGTACGGGCCCTGCTCGGCCGGACCGGCATGCCCGCCGCGACGGACAAGACCATCACCACCCCGGACGGCTTCCTCGCGGCGCTGGAGGACGTACGGCGCCAGGGCTACGCGATCGACGACAACGAGCAGGAGATCGGCGTCCGCTGTCTCGCGGTGCCGGTGCCGGACTCCCCCACGGCCGCGGCGATCTCGATCTCCGGTCCGGCGGGCCGGGTGACGGAGGCGGCGACGGAGCGGATCGTGCCGGTGCTCCAGCAGGTCGCGGCGGAACTCTCCGAGGTGCTCACCACGTCGGGCGCCGCCCCGACGGCCTGACGCGCGCGGCCCGCCTGACGCGCGGGGCCCGGGTCAGCCGCGCGGGGACCGGCCGAACAGGTCGACCGCCTCGCGCAGCTCCCGGACGCCCTGGTTCAGCGCGCTCACCGAGCCGATCGCACCCGCGACCAGCAGCAGGGAGCGGCGCAGCCGGGGGACGTCCGGGTCGCCGGCGGCGGCCAGTGCGGCCAGTGCGGCCAGTTCTTCCTCCGCGATGCTCCGGTCCCGGAACTCCGCGGGATGGGCGGCGAGTTGGCGGCGTAACCGGGACACGGCGGAGGACAGCTCCCTCACCCGTGGATCCACCTGACTGCCGGGTACCCGCCTCTGCTCCACGCTGCGCAACACAGTCCTCCCCCTGGCACGTCGACGTGCGCCTCCCCTGCCCGGTCCCAGCCCCCGCCGACCGGTGCGCGCCAGTAAACGCCACCCCGGGGCCTTTGCGCCAGTCCGCTGCGTCATCGACTTGCTCCACAGCGTGACGTCGTGGCCCGGGGCGCCCGTTCTCCGCGCCGTCCCGGCGGCTCGCGCCGGGTGCGGTATGCAGGACGTATGACGACACCTCAGACGGGCCGGGACACCGCGGCGGTCGCCGGGCTGCTGCTCGCGGCGGGCGGCGGCCGGCGGCTCGGCGGCAGGCCCAAGGCGCTGCTCACCCATCGGGGACGGCCGCTCGTGGAGCACGCGGTGGCGGCGCTGCGCGCGGGCGGCTGCGCGCGCGTGCACGTGGTGCTCGGCGCGCGGGCGGAGGAGGTGCGCGCCCGCGCCTCACTGCCGGACTGCGTCCTGGTGGACAACCCGGCGTGGGAACAGGGTATGGGCACCTCGCTGCGGGCGGGCCTCAAGTCACTGGCGGGCACGGGCGCACGGGCCGCGCTGGTGGCGCTGGTCGACCAGCCGGGCATCGGACCGGAGGCGATCGCCCGGGTGCTCGGCGCCTACGACTCACCGCGGTCGCTGGTCTCGGCCGCCTACGACGGCGTGCGCGGCCACCCCGTCCTGTTCGGTGCCGCGCACTGGACCGGGATCGCCGCGCGTGCGACCGGCGACCGGGGGGCACGCGCCTACCTGAAGGAGCACGCGGAGCGGGTCGTGCTGGTCGAGTGCGGCGACGTCGCCGAGGCGTACGACATCGACACCGAGGCCGATCTGGCACGCCTGGAACCGGCCCCCGGTGGCGGTGAGTGAGAGCGGTGGCACCGAGCGCCACCTTCCCTCGACCCGGAGAATCTCGACATCAACAAAACATTGAACTTCCACCATGAGGAAACTACTATCCACTGCTCAGAAGCGTCCGCCCTCCGCACGGGCGTCCGCAGCCGTACCCGGGTCGACCGGCACCCGGTGCCACCCTCGCCGAAGGAAGTGACAGCTGATGTCCGCACCAGCGCCGTCCCCGCTGGCCGTCGTCGACGCCGAGCCCCTGCCCCGGCAGGAGGAGGTCCTCACCGACACGGCGCTCGCCTTCGTGGCCGAGCTGCACCGGCGGTTCACGCCCCGGCGTGACGAACTCCTCGCCCGCCGCGCGGAGCGCCGCGCCGAGATCGCCCGCACCTCCACCCTCGGCTTCCTCCCGGAGACGGCCGCCGTCCGCGCGGACGACTCCTGGAAGGTGGCCCCCGCCCCGGCCGCCCTGGAGGACCGCCGCGTCGAGATCACCGGCCCCACCGACCGCAAGATGACCATCAACGCCCTGAACTCGGGCGCGAAGGTCTGGCTCGCGGACTTCGAGGACGCCTCGGCGCCCACCTGGGAGAACGTGGTCCTCGGCCAGCTCAACCTGATCGACGCCTACACCCGGACCATCGACTTCACCGACCCGGCGTCCGGCAAGTCCTACGCCCTGCGCCCCGACGAGGAGCTGGCGACGGTCGTCATGCGCCCGCGCGGCTGGCACCTGAACGAGCGCCACCTCACCGACGCCGACGGCACCCCCGTGCCCGGCGCGCTCGTCGACTTCGGCCTGTACTTCTTCCACAACGCCAAGCGGCTGATCGACCTCGGCAAGGGCCCGTACTTCTACCTGCCGAAGACCGAGTCCCACCTGGAGGCCCGCCTGTGGAACGAGGTGTTCGTCTTCGCTCAGGAGTACATGGGCGTCCCGCAGGGCACCGTGCGCGCCACCGTCCTGATCGAGACGATTACGGCCGCCTACGAGATGGAGGAGATCCTCTACGAGCTGCGCGACCACGCCTCCGGACTGAACGCCGGCCGCTGGGACTACCTGTTCTCCATCGTCAAGAACTTCCGTGACGGCGGCGCGAAATTCGTGCTCCCGGACCGCAACGCGGTGACGATGACGGCCCCGTTCATGCGCGCGTACACCGACCTCCTCGTGCGCACCTGCCACAAGCGCGGCGCGCACGCGATCGGCGGCATGGCGGCGTTCATCCCCTCCCGCCGCGACCCCGAGGTCAACAAGGTGGCCTTCGAGAAGGTCCGCGCCGACAAGGACCGCGAGGCGAACGACGGCTTCGACGGATCCTGGGTCGCCCACCCCGACCTGGTCCCGATCGCCATGGAGTCCTTCGACCGGGTGCTCGGCGAGAAGCCGAACCAGAAGGACCGGCTGCGCGAGGACGTCCACGTCGAGGCCGCCGACCTCATCGCGATCGACTCGCTCGACGCCAGGCCGACGTACGCGGGCCTGGTCAACGCCGTGCAGGTCGGCGTCCGCTACATCGAGGCCTGGCTGCGCGGGCTCGGCGCGGTCGCCATCTTCAACCTGATGGAGGACGCGGCCACCGCGGAGATCTCCCGCTCCCAGATCTGGCAGTGGATCAACGCGGGCGTGGTCCTCGACAACGGCGAACGGGTCACCGCCGAACTGGCCCGCGAGGTCGCCGCCGAGGAACTGGCGAACATCCGCGCGGAGCTCGGCGAGGAGGCCTTCGCGGCCGGCAACTGGCAGCAGGCCCACGACCTGCTACTGAAGGTCTCCCTCGACGAGGACTACGCCGACTTCCTGACCCTGCCGGCGTACGAGCAGCTCAAGGGCTGAACCCGGGCGGACGGCTCCGGGTGGCGTGCGCCGCCCTGAGCCGTCCGTGCGTCCGTCATCCCAGGTGGACCGACCAGTCCTGGGCGGCCGCGGGCTTGCCGTGCAGATCGGGGACGCTCTTGAGCCAGTCCGGGCGGCCCTGCCGCGTCCGCGCCGCGCGCCGGGCGTTCTCCTCGGCCAGCTCCCGGGCGCTCGGGAAGTCGGTCGGCAGCCAGGCCGCGGAGGCCCGCGCCCGCGCGTACAGGTAGCGCACGTACGCCGCCCGTGTCTCCCCCGGCGTGGCGAACCCCGGCTCGTCGGCCAGCCATGCGTCCGGCACCTCGGCGGTGATCTCCCGCAGCAGCTCCTCGGTCACCTTCGGCGCCAGTTCGGCGTCGGCCGCCCGTACGTCGGGGCCGTAGTGGCCGAGCGCGTGGTGGCGGAAGTCGTAGGCCTTGGCCGGGTCGGCGCCGTCCCAGCGGTGGTGGAAGACGAGCGCGGCGCCGTGGTCGATGAGCCACAGCCGCGGCGGCGCGACCCCGAGCGTCGGCCAGACCACCAGGTTGGAGCTGTGGACGGTGCGGTCCACGTTCACCGTCAGCGCGTCCAGCCAGACGATCCGGCCGGCCTCCACCGGGTCGACGGGGAACACCTCGGCGACCTCGGGCGTGAGGTCCCGGGCGCCCGGCAGGTAGTCCATGCCGAGGTTCACCCCGGCGCTGGCGGTGTGCAGTTCGCGCACCTCCTGGTGCGGCTCGCCGGCGGCGATCGCCGGGTCGAAGTGGGCCAGCACCAGCTCGGGGAACCGCAGCCCCAGGGCGCGGGCCAGCTCCCCCACGATCACCTCGGCGACCAGCGCCTTGCGCCCCTGCGCGGACCCGGTGAACTTCACGACGTAGGTGCCGAGGTCGTCGGCCTCGACGACACCGGGGACCGAGCCGCCGGTGTGCAGGGGCTCGACATAGCGGACCGCCGTCACTTCTCTCAGCACGTTCTCAGCCCACCGTCCGCCCTTCGGCACCCGCTTCCGACAACAAGCGAGCATAGTGACCGACGGTGACCACCGGCGAGGGGCGCCCCGCCCGAAGGGTGCCGGCCGGGGGCGGGCGCCGGCGGACGGGCTTCCGGCGGGCGCGGGGAAGCCGTGGCGGGGGCCGGACGCGGGGCCCGAGAATGCGGGCCATGTCCTCCTCACGCATCCGCAGCCGTACGCAGATCGCCATCGTGGGCGCCGGCCCGGCCGGGCTCATGCTCTCCCACCTGCTCGCCCGGGCCGGGATCGACTCGGTGGTCATCGATCTGCGCGGCCGGCGGGAGATCGAGTCGACGCACCGTGCCGGGATCCTGGAGCAGGCGTCGGTGGACCTGCTGGCCGGCACCGGCGTCTCCGACCGGGTGCACCGGGACGGCGACCGCCACGACGGGATCGAGCTGGCCTTCGGCGGGGGCCGTCACCGGATCGACTTCCGGCGCCTGGTCGGCGCGTCGACGCGGCTCTACCCGCAGACGGACGTCTTCGTCGACCTCGCCGACGCCCGTGAACGCGACGGCGGGGACGTCCGGTTCGGCGTCGGCGACGTGTCCGTCGACGACCTCCTCTCCGACGCGCCGGTCCTGCGGTTCACCGACGCCGGCGGTGCCCGCCACGAGGTCCGCGCCGACGTCCTCGTGGGCGCCGACGGATCGCGCGGCCTGTGCCGTCGCCAGGTGCCGGAGGCGCACCGCGCGCAGTACTCCCGGACGTACCCGTTCGCCTGGTTCGGGATCCTCGCCGAGGCACCGCCCAGCGCGCCGGAGCTGGTCTACCACCACTCGCCGAGGGGCTTCGCGCTGATCAGCCGGCGCACCGAGACGCTGCAGCGGATGTACTTCCAGTGCGACCCCGGGGAGGACGTCGCCGACTGGTCCGACGACCGGATCTGGGACGAACTCCAGTCCCGGGTCGGCGCCAACGGCCACCGGCTCGTGGAGGGGCCGATCACCTCCCGGTCGGTGCTGCCGTTCCGCAGTTTCGTCCAGGAGCCGATGCACCACGGGCGGCTGGTGCTCGCCGGGGACGCCGCCCACACGGTGCCGCCGACCGGCGCCAAGGGCCTCAACCTGGCCCTCGCCGACGTGCGGGTGCTGGCGGAGGAGCTGGAGCGGGTGGTGGCGGGCGGGGACACCGCCCCGCTCGCCGCCTACAGCGAGCGGGCGCTGCGCCGGGTGTGGAAGGCGCAGCACTTCTCGTACTGGATGACCACGATGCTGCACACGCTGCCGGACGCCACCCCGTTCGACGTCCGGCGCCAGGAGGGCGAGCTGGCCGCGGTGACCGGCTCCACCGCGGGGTCGGCCTATCTCGCCGAGGCCTACACGGGCTGGCCGGGGGAACGCTGATCCCCGGGCGGGCGCGGGCGGGTTCAGCCGCCGGCCAGCGGGTTGGGCAGCGGCAGGTAGCGGGCGTCCGCGCCGTCCGCGCCGGTCCAGCGCAGCAGGAGGTTGGTCTTGGCGGGCAGGGTCGGCGCGGTGAGCAGGGCGGGGATCTCCGGGAGGTCGTGGCGGGACAGTTCGCGGCGGACCGCGGGCCACGGGTCGAGGCCCGGGTGGCGTTCGGCCAGCGCGGCGGCGATCTCGGTGAGGTGGTTGACGAGCAGGCAGTACACCAGCCGCTCCCAGCCCGCCTCCCGGGACACCGTGGGCAGCGCCGTCCCGCGCGTGGCGTCCGCGAGCAGCTTCACGCCCTCCGCGTCGCGGAACAGGGCCTGTACGGGCATGCCGTCGGAGTCGACGGCGATCAGCGTGTTCTGCAGATGGGCCTCCAGGACGACGCCGTGCCGGTCGAAGGCGGTCAGCGCCGGCGGCACCACCCGGGCGAGGTACGCCCGCCACCAGTCGGCCGGGCGCGCGGTGCCGGCGAGGGGGTCGCCGTCGAAGCCCTCCGCCAGGGCGGCCGCCAGGTACGCGGTCGTGCCGGGCCTCAGGTGGTCGCGCAGTCCGTCGCGCACCACGACGGCCAGGTGTTCGAAGGCGAAGCCGGCGGTGCGGTGGCCGCGGTCGCTGAGCCAGGCCGCCGGGACGTCGGACGCGGTGGTGCCGGTGGACTCGGCCATCCCGGCGAACGCGGCGCTTACGGCGGTGTCGGTGCCGCGCAGGGTGCGCAGGTCGTGGCGCCACAGCCGGCGGATGTCGTTGGTGATGCGCACGTCCAGGCTGAACTTCAGGAACAGGCCGGGTCCGGGCGCGTACACCGTGCGGACCGCCGCCGTGGGCCACACCTCGAAGTCCGTGGTGCCGAGCCGGATCAGCCGGCCGTCGGCGAAGGCGGGCGCCAGGTCGCGGGCGGTGAGGTCCAGCTGCCAGGGGTGGGCGGGCAGCAGGCGGTAGCCGGGCGGGGCGGTGCCCAGGGCGTCGAGGGCCGCGGTGTCGCCCTCCTCCGCCACCGTGTCCGCCCGCACGCCGAGCAGCGCCAGCGGGAAACGGGCGTACGCCTCGGGCGCGTACGGCAGCCAGGCGGCCACCGGGCCGCCGCCGCGCGCCTTCGGGGCGGGGTGGTGGGTGTGACCGGTGAGCAGGGACTGCTCGGAGCGCAGGTAGGGGTCGTCGGGCGGGGTGGCCCGTTCACGGGCGGTGAGCAGCGCGGCCACCGCGTCCCGGCTGTCGGCCATCTCGGCGGGGAGTTCGTGGTTGGACAGGCCGGTGTTCCGGCGCAGTTCCTCGGCGACGAGTTTCACCAGTTCGGTGTGGCCGACGCGGTGCCAGGCGCCGCCCGTGAACACCTCGGGCGCGGCGGGGCGGCGGGTGCCGCGCACCCGCAGCAGCCGGTCCACGCCCGGGAGGTGGTAGGTGCGGTGCGGGCCGTCGTGCGGGGCCTCGTATGGGGCCTCGTGCGGGGCGGGCAGGGGACGAGCCACCTCGCGCAGCAGGCAGTTGAGCAGCGGCACGGCCGCGTAGGCGTCGGCGCGCCCGGCGAGGTCTGCGCGGCTCGCCGCGTCGTCTGCGGGCGGGGGGATGAGGTCCACGCGTTCTGGTTCCCTACGGTCTGTCCGGGCGGAGACGATCAGTATGTCGGTCGCCGACCGCCCCCATGTCCCACCCCGTGCGTACCCGAGGAGTCCGCCCGTGCACCGTCCCTCCACCGCCGAGGCCGAGATCGCCGACGAGCTGAGCGTCGTACGGCCCGGCCTCGTGCCCGGGTACACGGGCGCGCTGCCCGGTGCCCGCGCGGCCGTGCTGACCCGGCTGTGGCGCGGCCTCGCGCACGAGCCGCTGCCGTGGATCGCCCGCCGCGAGGAGGCCCGTGACGGCCTCACGCTGTGCCTGGCGGACGGGCGGCGGCTGCACGGCCCGCGGGCGGATCCGTACGCGACCGGCGCGTACGTCACCGCCGTACGGCTGGACGGGGTGGCGTACGACGATCCGGCTCGGCTGGTGACGGATCTCGGCGTACCGCACGCGGAGGGGTTCGCGGCCGAACTCGGGCACGGCACGGCGTCGTTGGCGCTGTCGCGGGCGGACCGGGAGGAGGTTCCGGCCGCGTGGCCGGCGCGGGACTGGGAGTGGGAGCAGCGGGTGGTCGACGGGCATCCGTTCCATCCCAACTGCCGTTCCCGGCCCGGCTTCTCGGTGGCCGAGCAGCTCGCGTACGGGCCTGAGCACCGGCCGGTGGTGGAGCTGGGGCTGGTGCCGGTGCCGGCCGGGGAGTGCCTGGTGGCGGGGGTGTGGCCGGAGGGGCTGCGGGAGGCGGGGCGGCTGGTGGTGCCGGTGCACCCGTGGCAGGCGGCGCACGTGCTGAAGCGGGACGGGGAGCGGCCGGGTGAACAGCGGCTCCCGGCCCATCCGTTGATGACGCTGCGCACCCTCGCGCTGCCGGACGGGCCGCATGTCAAGACGGCGCTGAGCGCCCGGCTGACGTCGTCGGTGCGGGACATCTCGCTCGCTTCGGTCGGCGCGTCGATGGTGCTGTCGGACTTCGGGGTGGCGGTCGCGGCGCGGACGGACGGGCTGCTGCACATCACCCGCACGCTGGGCGCGGTCGCGGCCGGGTCCCCCGACCTCGCGGCGGTGCTGCGCGAGTCGCCCGAGGTGTACGCGGCGCCCGGTGAGCGGGTGGTGCCGGTGGCGGCGCTGGCAACGACGGAGCTGCCCCGTTCCCCCGGCTGGCTGGGCCGGTTCGCCCGGCTGGCGCTGACGGTCGGGATGCGGCTGCTGGAGCTGGGGGTGGCGCTGGAGGCGCACGGCCAGAACCTGCTGGTGGTGCTGTCGCCGGCCGGTGAGCCGGTGCGGCTGGTCTACCGCGACCTGGCGGACCTGCGGGTCGGTCCGGCGCGGCTGGCCCGGCACGGCATCGCGCTGCCGGAGCTGCCCGCGCGCATGGTCACGGACGACGAACGCGTGCTGCGCCGCAAGCTGTTCGGGTCCCTGGTCGCGGGCGCGCTGGCGGGGGCGGCGGGCTCGGGGCCGGCGCTGCGGGCGGCCCTGGAGGGCGCCGTACGGGACCTGCCGCGCTCCCCCGACCGGTCGGCGCTGGCCGACGGGCCGCTGCCGGCGAAGGCGCTGACGCTGATGCGGCTGTCGCCGCGGACGAGCGGTGACCAGTGGGCGGAACTGCCCAATCCCCTGCATGCGAAGTTCAGGTGACGGACCGTTTTGAATCAGGTGCGGCCTGATCAATAGGATCCGCCGATGATCAGAAGAAAACGGCCGGTGGCAGGCGTCTGCGCCCTGCTCGCCGCACTGACGGCCGGGATCGCCTTCCCGGCCGGGGCGGCCGCCGGTGAACCCACGGGGCGACACGCGCCCAAGGTGAACCTCGTCCTCGACGTCAGCGGCTCGATGCGGGCCCGGGACATCGACGGCCGCTCCCGGATGGAGGCGGCCAAGCAGGCGTTCAACGAGGTGCTGGACGCGACGCCGGAGGAGGTGGAGCTCGGCATCCGCACCCTGGGCGCGGACTACGCCGGCGACGACCGCAAGGAGGGCTGCAAGGACACCGCGCAGCTCTACCCGGTCGGCCCGCTGGACCGCACCGAGGCCAAGACGGCGGTGGCCACGCTCGCCCCGACGGGCTGGACGCCGATCGGCCCCGCCCTGCTGAAGGCGGCCGACGACCTCGACGGCGGCGACGGGTCCAAGCGCATCGTGCTGATCAGCGACGGCGAGGACACCTGCGCCCCGCTCGACCCGTGCGAGGTGGCCCGGGAGATCGCGGCAAAGGGCATCGGCCTGACCATCGACACCCTGGGCCTGGTGCCGAACGTCAAGATGAGCCGGCAGCTCAGCTGCATCGCGGAGGCCACCGGCGGCACGTACACCTCGGTCGAGCACCAGGACGAACTCACCGACCGGGTCAACGAGCTGGTGGACCGCGCGGCCGATCCGGTGGTGACGCCGGTGGCCACGGAGGGCGCCGGCTCGTGCGCGAAGGCGCCGACCCTGACGTCCGGTCTCTACACCGACCGCGAGGAGTTCGGGCAGCAGCGCTGGTACCGCGTGGAGGTGCTGCCGGGACAGGAGCTGCGCGCCTCGGTGAGCGTGGCCGCGGACCGGGCCGTGCGCCCGGACTACGGCGTGCTGCTGCGGGCCGTCACGGTGCACGGCCGGGAGACCGTGCGCGGCGAGGCGACCGGCAACGGCCGTACGGACGTGCTGTCCACCGGTCTGCGCCACCCCGAGCCGGAGCGGGAGGACGACGACGGCGACAAGCCGGCCGCCGAGGTCGTGTGCCTGGTGGTGACCAACTCCTTCTCGGCGGACGACGGGGTGAAGACCACGCCCGGTCTGCCGCTGGAGCTGACCATCGACGTGGTGGACGGGCCGGACGCGGCGGACGACGTGGCGTCGTTCGGTCTCGGCCGGGGCTGGTGGCTGCTCGGCGCGCTGGTCCTCACCGGCTTCCTCGCCGGTCTCGTCTGGGGCTGGCTGTCACGCTGGCGGGTCGCCGTCTGGAGGACCAACTGATGCGTTCCGTACGACTGGTGGGCGCCGCCCTGCTGCTGCTCGGGGCGGCCGCCGCGCCCGCCGCGGCCGACTCCTCGCCCTCGCCCGGCACGGGTGAGGACGACGGGGCGCCCACGCGCGCCGGCACCTCGTTCCGTACCGCCACCGAGGTCGAGCAGGGCCGGACCGCCACGGCCCGCGCCTCCACGGGCGACTACCTGTACTGGTCGTTCCCGGCCGACGCCGGGCAGCGCCTCACCGTCCGCGCGTCGGTGAAGCTGCCCGAGGAGCACGCCGCCCAGACCTGGCAGCTCGACGTGTACGACGGTCTGCGCCGCCGCCAGGCCTGCCAGTACGGCGCGCAGACCCGCACCGCGGGGGCCGGCGCGGCCTCGGTGGAACTGGAGTGCGTGCTGCGCACCGTGCGCGGCTGGGCGGAGCCGTGGGCCAGTGACCCGCTGCCGGGCACGTACTACGTCCGGCTCACGGCGCTGCGCGTCCCGACGGCCGGCCTGGGCCAGGCCGTCGACACCGAACTGCGGGTGGAGTCCAAGGACATGGGCGGCGCGGCGGCCGTGGACGGCGCCCTGTCGCAGCCGCTGGTGCCCGGTGTCGCGGTCCCGGCCAGGGAGGACCTGGCGGAGGACGACGACTCACCCACCGCGGTGCTGGCCGATCTGGAGCCCGAGGACGGCTGGACGTCCGGCTGGTGGTCCGACCGCTGGCTGTGGACGGCGGCGGGCGGCGCGCTGGCCGCGCTGGCGGGGGTCGTCGGGTACCGGCTGACCCGGGGGCCCGGGCGTCCGCCCGGGGTGCCGCCGCGGGCGTGACACGGTTCTGGAAGGCCCGCCCTGTGCGGGCCTTCCGCCGTTCGCGTCACATCTCCCGCAGGGCCTTGGCGAAGGTGCCGTCCCCGCTCACCTCGACCCGCCCGGCGCGCACCGCGCCGGACAGGGACAGTTCGCCGCGGCCGACCGCCGTGCACGTCCCGGTGTCCAGGGACAGCAGGGCGTCGGGCTCCCCGGGGGCCGGTCCGTCGCCGTACACGGG is a window from the Streptomyces capillispiralis genome containing:
- the allR gene encoding allantoin degradation transcriptional regulator AllR, which translates into the protein MPTSSASTTDSARSAASGGVQSLERAFDLLERMADAGGEVGLSELSASSGLPLPTIHRLMRTLVACGYVRQQPNRRYALGPRLIRLGESASRLLGTWARPYLARLVEETGETANMALLDGDEIVYVAQVPSKHSMRMFTEVGRRVLPHSTGVGKALLAGFPAEEVRALLGRTGMPAATDKTITTPDGFLAALEDVRRQGYAIDDNEQEIGVRCLAVPVPDSPTAAAISISGPAGRVTEAATERIVPVLQQVAAELSEVLTTSGAAPTA
- a CDS encoding DUF5955 family protein; translated protein: MLRSVEQRRVPGSQVDPRVRELSSAVSRLRRQLAAHPAEFRDRSIAEEELAALAALAAAGDPDVPRLRRSLLLVAGAIGSVSALNQGVRELREAVDLFGRSPRG
- a CDS encoding nucleotidyltransferase family protein, yielding MTTPQTGRDTAAVAGLLLAAGGGRRLGGRPKALLTHRGRPLVEHAVAALRAGGCARVHVVLGARAEEVRARASLPDCVLVDNPAWEQGMGTSLRAGLKSLAGTGARAALVALVDQPGIGPEAIARVLGAYDSPRSLVSAAYDGVRGHPVLFGAAHWTGIAARATGDRGARAYLKEHAERVVLVECGDVAEAYDIDTEADLARLEPAPGGGE
- the aceB gene encoding malate synthase A, with protein sequence MSAPAPSPLAVVDAEPLPRQEEVLTDTALAFVAELHRRFTPRRDELLARRAERRAEIARTSTLGFLPETAAVRADDSWKVAPAPAALEDRRVEITGPTDRKMTINALNSGAKVWLADFEDASAPTWENVVLGQLNLIDAYTRTIDFTDPASGKSYALRPDEELATVVMRPRGWHLNERHLTDADGTPVPGALVDFGLYFFHNAKRLIDLGKGPYFYLPKTESHLEARLWNEVFVFAQEYMGVPQGTVRATVLIETITAAYEMEEILYELRDHASGLNAGRWDYLFSIVKNFRDGGAKFVLPDRNAVTMTAPFMRAYTDLLVRTCHKRGAHAIGGMAAFIPSRRDPEVNKVAFEKVRADKDREANDGFDGSWVAHPDLVPIAMESFDRVLGEKPNQKDRLREDVHVEAADLIAIDSLDARPTYAGLVNAVQVGVRYIEAWLRGLGAVAIFNLMEDAATAEISRSQIWQWINAGVVLDNGERVTAELAREVAAEELANIRAELGEEAFAAGNWQQAHDLLLKVSLDEDYADFLTLPAYEQLKG
- a CDS encoding HipA family kinase; protein product: MLREVTAVRYVEPLHTGGSVPGVVEADDLGTYVVKFTGSAQGRKALVAEVIVGELARALGLRFPELVLAHFDPAIAAGEPHQEVRELHTASAGVNLGMDYLPGARDLTPEVAEVFPVDPVEAGRIVWLDALTVNVDRTVHSSNLVVWPTLGVAPPRLWLIDHGAALVFHHRWDGADPAKAYDFRHHALGHYGPDVRAADAELAPKVTEELLREITAEVPDAWLADEPGFATPGETRAAYVRYLYARARASAAWLPTDFPSARELAEENARRAARTRQGRPDWLKSVPDLHGKPAAAQDWSVHLG
- a CDS encoding 4-hydroxybenzoate 3-monooxygenase, which translates into the protein MSSSRIRSRTQIAIVGAGPAGLMLSHLLARAGIDSVVIDLRGRREIESTHRAGILEQASVDLLAGTGVSDRVHRDGDRHDGIELAFGGGRHRIDFRRLVGASTRLYPQTDVFVDLADARERDGGDVRFGVGDVSVDDLLSDAPVLRFTDAGGARHEVRADVLVGADGSRGLCRRQVPEAHRAQYSRTYPFAWFGILAEAPPSAPELVYHHSPRGFALISRRTETLQRMYFQCDPGEDVADWSDDRIWDELQSRVGANGHRLVEGPITSRSVLPFRSFVQEPMHHGRLVLAGDAAHTVPPTGAKGLNLALADVRVLAEELERVVAGGDTAPLAAYSERALRRVWKAQHFSYWMTTMLHTLPDATPFDVRRQEGELAAVTGSTAGSAYLAEAYTGWPGER
- a CDS encoding IucA/IucC family protein; this translates as MDLIPPPADDAASRADLAGRADAYAAVPLLNCLLREVARPLPAPHEAPYEAPHDGPHRTYHLPGVDRLLRVRGTRRPAAPEVFTGGAWHRVGHTELVKLVAEELRRNTGLSNHELPAEMADSRDAVAALLTARERATPPDDPYLRSEQSLLTGHTHHPAPKARGGGPVAAWLPYAPEAYARFPLALLGVRADTVAEEGDTAALDALGTAPPGYRLLPAHPWQLDLTARDLAPAFADGRLIRLGTTDFEVWPTAAVRTVYAPGPGLFLKFSLDVRITNDIRRLWRHDLRTLRGTDTAVSAAFAGMAESTGTTASDVPAAWLSDRGHRTAGFAFEHLAVVVRDGLRDHLRPGTTAYLAAALAEGFDGDPLAGTARPADWWRAYLARVVPPALTAFDRHGVVLEAHLQNTLIAVDSDGMPVQALFRDAEGVKLLADATRGTALPTVSREAGWERLVYCLLVNHLTEIAAALAERHPGLDPWPAVRRELSRHDLPEIPALLTAPTLPAKTNLLLRWTGADGADARYLPLPNPLAGG
- a CDS encoding IucA/IucC family protein — its product is MHRPSTAEAEIADELSVVRPGLVPGYTGALPGARAAVLTRLWRGLAHEPLPWIARREEARDGLTLCLADGRRLHGPRADPYATGAYVTAVRLDGVAYDDPARLVTDLGVPHAEGFAAELGHGTASLALSRADREEVPAAWPARDWEWEQRVVDGHPFHPNCRSRPGFSVAEQLAYGPEHRPVVELGLVPVPAGECLVAGVWPEGLREAGRLVVPVHPWQAAHVLKRDGERPGEQRLPAHPLMTLRTLALPDGPHVKTALSARLTSSVRDISLASVGASMVLSDFGVAVAARTDGLLHITRTLGAVAAGSPDLAAVLRESPEVYAAPGERVVPVAALATTELPRSPGWLGRFARLALTVGMRLLELGVALEAHGQNLLVVLSPAGEPVRLVYRDLADLRVGPARLARHGIALPELPARMVTDDERVLRRKLFGSLVAGALAGAAGSGPALRAALEGAVRDLPRSPDRSALADGPLPAKALTLMRLSPRTSGDQWAELPNPLHAKFR